One window from the genome of Balneola sp. encodes:
- the katG gene encoding catalase/peroxidase HPI, protein MADKKNGSSGNKANTYKANDDHGTGDIGKCPFHNGEKVNSAGSGTKNREWWPNKLNLNILRQHSSLTNPMDEDFDYAEEFKKLDLAAVKGDLTDLMTDSQDWWPADFGHYGPFMIRMAWHSAGTYRVVDGRGGGGAGTQRFAPLNSWPDNVNLDKARLLLWPIKQKYGNKLSWADLMILAGNVALESMGFETFGFAGGRADVWEPEEDIYWGSEGEWLGNQRHNDDGELEEPLGADHMGLIYVNPEGPNGEPDPKKSAYFIRQTFARMAMNDEETVALIAGGHTFGKVHGAAPESNLESEPEAAPMEQMGLGWKSNHGTGKGADTITSGLEGTWTQKPTEWSMLYLENLFNYEWELEKSPAGAWQWKPKDGAGAGTVPDAHDPEKKHQPFMLTTDLALREDPDYEKISRRFLENPDEFADAFARAWYKLTHRDMGPKSLLLGPEVPEEELLWQDPIPEVTHEIINDDDIAELKGKIKDSGLSVSELTSTAWASASTFRGSDKRGGANGARIRFAPQNEWEVNKPDQLSKVLDVFEGIKSEFDEAQSGDKQVSVADLIVLGGVVGIEQAAKNAGHDVDVPFTPGRADAKEEETDVESFAWLEPPADGFRNYFKPKHSTTAEEMLVDRSQLLTLSAPEMTVLLGGMRVLDTNYDDSNHGVFTDNPGSLTNDFFKNVLDLGTTWKATSDEQDLFEGRDRNSNELKWTGTRADLIFGSNSELRALAEVYGSEDSEEKFVKDFIKAWNKVMNLDRFDLK, encoded by the coding sequence ATGGCAGATAAGAAAAACGGAAGCTCAGGGAATAAAGCGAATACGTATAAAGCAAACGATGATCACGGAACTGGTGATATCGGTAAGTGTCCATTTCATAATGGAGAAAAGGTAAATAGTGCAGGAAGTGGGACCAAGAACAGAGAATGGTGGCCCAATAAATTGAATTTGAATATCCTGCGTCAGCACTCCTCGTTGACAAATCCGATGGATGAGGATTTTGATTATGCTGAAGAATTTAAAAAGCTCGATTTAGCCGCTGTTAAAGGAGATCTCACTGATCTGATGACCGACTCACAAGACTGGTGGCCTGCCGACTTTGGTCATTACGGTCCATTCATGATTCGTATGGCATGGCACAGTGCCGGTACCTATCGTGTGGTTGACGGCCGCGGTGGCGGTGGAGCCGGAACGCAGCGTTTTGCTCCCTTAAACAGCTGGCCTGATAATGTGAACTTGGATAAAGCTCGCCTATTACTTTGGCCAATTAAGCAGAAATACGGCAACAAACTTTCTTGGGCTGATCTTATGATTTTGGCCGGAAACGTTGCTCTTGAATCTATGGGTTTCGAGACCTTTGGTTTTGCAGGTGGACGTGCTGACGTCTGGGAGCCGGAAGAAGATATTTATTGGGGTTCTGAAGGTGAATGGTTAGGAAATCAGCGTCACAATGATGACGGTGAACTTGAAGAGCCTCTCGGTGCCGATCATATGGGTCTTATTTATGTAAATCCGGAAGGACCTAATGGCGAGCCTGATCCTAAAAAATCAGCTTATTTTATTCGTCAGACTTTTGCCCGAATGGCAATGAATGATGAAGAAACTGTAGCTCTCATTGCCGGTGGTCACACCTTTGGTAAAGTTCATGGTGCTGCACCTGAATCTAACCTAGAATCAGAACCAGAAGCAGCGCCTATGGAACAAATGGGTCTGGGTTGGAAGAGTAACCATGGTACCGGAAAAGGAGCTGATACAATTACCAGTGGCCTTGAAGGAACCTGGACACAGAAGCCAACAGAATGGAGTATGCTCTATTTAGAGAATCTATTCAATTATGAGTGGGAACTTGAGAAAAGTCCAGCTGGTGCATGGCAATGGAAGCCAAAAGATGGCGCCGGCGCAGGAACGGTACCTGATGCTCATGATCCGGAGAAAAAACATCAGCCATTTATGCTGACAACCGATCTCGCTCTTAGAGAAGATCCTGATTACGAAAAAATTTCACGCCGATTCCTGGAAAATCCAGATGAATTTGCAGATGCCTTTGCGCGTGCCTGGTATAAGCTGACGCACCGTGATATGGGGCCGAAGTCACTCTTGTTAGGGCCTGAAGTTCCTGAAGAAGAGCTGCTATGGCAGGATCCAATTCCTGAAGTAACTCATGAAATCATCAATGATGATGACATTGCAGAGCTGAAAGGAAAAATTAAAGACTCCGGACTTTCGGTTTCTGAATTAACATCTACAGCATGGGCTTCAGCGTCCACATTCAGAGGATCAGACAAAAGAGGCGGGGCTAATGGTGCACGGATTCGTTTTGCTCCTCAAAATGAATGGGAAGTAAACAAGCCGGATCAACTCTCTAAAGTGCTTGATGTTTTTGAGGGTATTAAGTCTGAATTTGATGAAGCACAATCAGGCGACAAGCAAGTTTCTGTAGCTGACCTAATTGTACTTGGCGGAGTTGTGGGAATTGAGCAAGCTGCCAAAAATGCTGGTCACGATGTGGATGTTCCATTCACGCCCGGAAGAGCAGATGCTAAAGAAGAAGAAACAGATGTTGAGTCATTTGCATGGTTAGAACCACCTGCAGATGGATTCCGCAACTACTTCAAGCCAAAACACAGCACTACTGCCGAAGAAATGCTGGTAGATCGATCGCAGTTGCTAACGCTTTCTGCACCCGAAATGACGGTGCTATTAGGCGGTATGCGCGTGCTGGATACCAACTATGATGATTCAAATCATGGAGTATTTACAGACAATCCCGGAAGCTTGACTAACGATTTCTTTAAGAATGTGTTAGATCTCGGCACTACCTGGAAAGCAACTTCAGATGAACAAGACCTCTTTGAAGGGCGCGACCGTAATTCCAACGAACTAAAATGGACAGGAACTCGTGCAGACCTGATCTTTGGTTCAAATTCAGAATTACGAGCACTTGCTGAAGTCTATGGAAGTGAAGATTCTGAAGAGAAGTTCGTTAAGGATTTCATTAAAGCTTGGAATAAGGTGATGAACTTAGATCGTTTTGATCTGAAGTAA